GGCACATATACATACTTACCAGATACTTTTGTATTTTCAGTTAAGTATTTAGACTCTCCTTCTTTTAAAGAAGCCCCTAAACCAGCTGCTACTAAGTTATCGTATGTAGTTTTCTCTATATTACTTTTTATAGAAGCCATATAGTTTTGCCATGCACCCCATTCTTGTCCGTTCTCTTCTTTAATCGTAGCTAAATGCTCTTTTAACTTGTTTTTATCGAAAATTCCTGAAGTTTGGAATCTGGCATCGTTTTGAATTACTGGGGTTTCATATAAAGCGTTTAAGATATCTGCATCTCCAACAGTAATACCAGCTTCTTCTAATTGCTTTTTGTATATCTTTTGACGGATTAAATTATTCCATACTGCTTTTGCTGCTTGCATCTCAGACATGCTATTTCCTGTTTGTGCTTTATAAGCTTCTAAAGCTTCAGCAAACTCTTGACGAGAAATGGCTTCACCATTAACTTCACCTATTTCATTTACTTTACTTGCGCTAAAAAAGTCTGATATTGTAGAAGGGTCTAATACAAAAGCAAAAAGTGCTAAACCAATTACAAGAATTAAGAACATTGAACGTTCTCTAATTTTCGATAAAATTGCCATACATAATTTATTTTATTAACAGTGTGCGAAAATACAATTTCACATTAAATAATGCAATGTTTTTTTACGCTGTTTTTGAGGGAGTTCTAGGTAAAAGAAGGAAATTTAATCTTCTTTACGAATTACTTTAAAATAAATTTCATCAATCTTGGTGGCACTTACTTTTAAGATTTTTATTTGGAAGTTTTCTATATCTAATACCTCATCTTGTAGTGGTATTGTTTCAGTATGGTTTAAAATAAAGCCTCCTATGGTTTCATAAGCCTCTTCTTTGGGGATTCCTAAACCGTATTCTTCATTTAAATAATCTACCTCTAAACGAGCTGAAAAATTAAATTCGTGCTCACTAATTCGTTCTTCTAATAATTGTTGCGTATCGTGTTCATCTTCTATTTCTCCAAATAACTCCTCTACAATATCTTCAACCGTAATAATACCTGAAGTTCCCCCGTATTCATCTACTACAACCGCTATACTTTTACGCTTTTTTATTAAATTATTAAGTACATCATTGATAATCATAGACTCTGGAACAAACTCTACAGGCAACAAAATCGACTTAATAGTGCGTGGTTTTTTAAAAAGTTCAAAGGCATTTACATACCCTAAAATATCATCTAATGAATTTTTATAAACCAAGATTTTTGACAATCCTGTTGTGATAAACATTTTTTTGAGGTTACTTACTGTTTCGTGTAAATCAACCGCAACAATTTCTGTTCTAGGTACCATAATTTCACGAGATTTAACCTTGTGAAACTCTAATGCATTTTGAAATATTTGAATTTCAGAATCTACCTGCTCTTCATCATTACCCGCATCTAATTGTTCGGAAATATAATTTCCTAGCTCTTCTTTACTAAATTCAGTTTGAATTTCATCTTCTTTTGTTCGAAAAAACACATGTAGGAAAAAGTCTGAAATTTTAGTAATTACCCATGTAACTCCATAAAAAATAACATAAAAAACATAAGCAGGTATAGCAAAGAACTTTAGCATTTCATTTGCATAAATTCTAAAGATGGCTTTTGGTAAAAATTCTGCTGTTACCAAAATAATTACTGTTGAAATAAGTGTTTGCGTTAGTAAACTTATATCTGATAACACATAATTTACAACCGTATAATCAGAAGGTAAAAAAGATTGAAACCATCTCATTAACAATTCCCCCATAAAGTAACTATAAATTACTAAAGCTACGTTATTACCAACTAACATAGTCGTAATAAACTTTGAGGATTTTTCTGTTAACTTGGTTAGTATTTTAGAAAGTATTCCTTCTCCCTTTTTCTCTAGCTCTATATGAAGTTTATTTGCCGAAATAAAGGCTATTTCCATTCCTGAAAAAAAGGCTGAAAATAAAATAGAAGTAAGAATAATTAAGAGTTCGGGTTGCATTAACGTTCTTTGTTTCTTTTTTCTACTTTTCTTCTAAAATGTCGTTTAAAGAAGAATATTAATACGATAAAGATAGCAAATCCAAACATAATAAACGCTTCTTGTCTATCAGAATTCCATTTCAAAGTTCCTTCAACAAAAAAGATTACTCCTATAATCAAGTATCCGTATTGTAAATATTTCCAAAGTGCGTTCATTATATATCTTTTTGTGTTGTTTCTATATCTCCAGTAATATCTTTAGCTATCCATTTAGTTAAGTCTTCGCTCGACTCAAATCCGAAGCCATTAATTTCTGATTCAGGAGTTGTAAACCTAAAGCCATCTTCTGTAAAAAAATAATGTTCTTTTTGATCCCAGAACAATTGATTGGTTTCTAATATTGTTTGATTGGTATGATTCGTAATCACCACATTTCCTCTAATTTCAGATATTTTTGTCTTATTATAAGTTAGTGCATAATTACCTGATATTGTGGTTGAGTCTATTCCATTTTTATCAATAGTTACAATTTCGATTCCTTTAGGAAACTCACTATATGGATGATCTTTTCTGTTTGAATAGTCGTAAAAAACAGGTGCTTTTGTTTTTGAACTTATTCTTCCAGAATCTTTATGAATATGATAAATATTTACTGCCGAACCTACTGGCAAATTTTTATCTGCTAAAAAATCTCGCACCTCTTTCTTTGAATTGGTACAAGAAAAAAACATTGCCACCAAACAAATGGTAGCAATGCTATTGTATATATGTTTTGCTCTTTTAAGCATTAACTTCTATTAAGGTACACGAACAGTTTCTCCAATCCAACATCCTACTCTATAACTTGCCCCTGAAGACATTCCTTTTTGGAAAATTAACTTTTTAGATGGTACATTCTTTTTATAACTAGAAATATATCTTCCAGCTCCACACCCTGGATCAACTTTTTTAGCTTTTAAAGCCTTATTTAAAGCTGCTACATATACCATTCTTTTTTCGAACTCATCACCACCACAAGAATTAGCGCTTCTTTGGTATAAACTTGCAATGAATAAGTATGCTTTACCCATGTTAGGGTTATACTTTAAAGCTTCGTAAGCTAAAGCTCTTGCTCTGCTACCTCCTGCACTTTGAGCTTCTCTTAACTTATACTTAGCCTTTTTAAACGGATCTGTTTCTAAGTCGAATGCTTTTTTTCTCATTTCAGCAGCTCCACTCTTATCTCCGTTCTTAGCTAAAACTCCTGCTAAGAAGTTATATGCGTCAGCAGACTGTGTTACTTTAGCATACTCGTTTGCTAACTTCTCAAATAAAGGATCTGTTTGACACTCTTTATTATACATTCTTGATACTGCTCTTTTTAACCAAACACCATCTGTTTTGTTTTCTTCAAAATCTCTAGAGTAAATAGGTATTAATCTTTCACATGTTGCTATCTTAGAGATTTTTGCATCTAAACCTCCTTCAACTTTACCTAGTAATCCTGAGTTAATTGTGTAAGCTCTTAAGTTTCTTTTCTCTCTAGAAGTAATAGTTCCTACAGAATCTTTCTCTTGTAATTTTGCAATCTTCTTACTGTAGTCTTCTAATTTTTCTTCTACTGATTCCATTACGTCATCATAGGTATCAAAAACTTTTTGAGGATTAGAATCTTGATGCTTATCCGCTATCATTTGGAAGTACAAGAAGATATTTTTTACTCCCATGTCTTTTGGAGAGATATTATAAGCCTTCTTTAAGATTTCAAAAACTTCATCATCTGACGCTAATTTGTTTTCAATTAAAAAATCTGCATAATCACTATGTGCTTTAGCTGGATCTTTATCTGGAAAATTAGCTAACCTTGTTTCGTATACTTTCTTAGCTAAAACAGGATCTTTTAAATTTTCAGCAACTTTAGCTCCATATTTATAAATGTTAATAGATAATGTAGCACAGTTATCTAATAAGTATTCTAAATTAGGTTTTGCTTGGGCATATTTCTTAGTTGTAGCATCACCTTTAAATAGGTTATACTTGATATGACACTCTTGGCTTGCTTGCGCTTTCGCTCCATTTACGGCTACAAACAAAAATAATCCTGTTAGTAAATACGTAATTTTTTTCATCGTTCTCAGTTTTTGTTAATCTATTCGTTTTTTTTGGAACCAATTAATACTATTCAAAGATAAACTTAATCTTACGTTAAAATAGTTTTCTTTTATTAAGTTGTTGTTAGTTGTTCCTCTTTGCCCGTACTCAAACCCTACATTTACGTTTGATAATTGTCTCGGTAATGGCAATCCTAATCCAACATTTATGCCAAAGTCTTTTACAGCAGTAAAATTATTGGTGGTTTTGACCAATAAACCCGTGTCTTCAAAACGCAAACCTGCTCTATAGGTAACTCTATCCCAATAACTTGAAATTGAATTAATTTTTGGAATATAGTATCCTCCTATAGCAAACTTACTTGAATCATCATACTTATGCGATGATCCATTAGCTATAAAAACACTATTACTTCCTAAAGCACTTTGGAATTCTTGATTAATTCCTATATACCATTTATTTTCCTTTCCTAAACCGAAACCATAAGTACTTTTCAAAGGCACATTTATATTTCCATCTAAGGTTCTATTAAATAAATCGTCTCTAGGAATTTCTTGTCCAGATCCGCTAAATGATAATGAGTACATTTTCTCAGACCCTTTTGCAGATAAATCTGTAGACATTGTAAATGAAGCCCCTGTAGATAACTGTAATTTATTTTTCAGTTCTGTTTTATATTGTAAACCTAACTTAAACTGCCCCCCTCTAACATTGAAAGACTCTTTGTGTTTAGTTGCTAATGCAACATTAGCTCTTTGGTTTAAAATATTATTCTCTATGTTTCCAAAAATAAACCCTGCTTCAGCCCCAATAGATAATCCTTTATAGGCATACATACCAAAGCTTGCATATATTTTGTTAGCTCCTCCTTCTCCTGTAAATAAAGTAACATCATCAGCGTTAGCATCATCTAACAAAGAATATCCTACCGATGAAAAAGGTTGTAATCCAACAGATAACCCTGCTTTTTTACCAATAGGAAAACCTAGTGATATGTATCTTAAATTTGTTGAGTTTCCTGTTTGAGAAGCGTTTTGTTCTTTAACAGTTAAAAAAGTTAAGCTACCTCCTATTGCATAAGTTGCAGCTCTTAAATCAGCATTTGACGCTGGGTTTGTAAAATTTAGGTGATGATAATCTTTCATTGCAACACCAATACCTCCCATAGAAGCTTGCTCTACTGTTACTGCCTCAAAATTTTCACCAATACCAAAATAAGAATATGGCGAAGCACTATTTCTTTGCGCTAATATTGCTGACGTAGTTAGTACGAAAACTCCTAATATAAATCTCTTAATCATTCGCTAAATTGTGTATCAAAATAGTATGTAACCCCTCCAAAACAAAATTTGGATGGGCAAATATGACACTTTTTAATTGTTTTGACAAAAAATATGTATCTCCTCCTGTTAAAACTACTGTTAAATCTGGATATTTCTTTTGATATTGTGCTATAATTCCGTCTATTTCATTACAAACTCCATTAATAACTCCTGAATGGATTGAACTTTCAGTATCTGTACCAATAAAGTTTTCTAATTCATTTGCTTCTAGTAACGGTAATTTAGAAGTAAAAGTATGTAATGCCTTATACCTCATGGCTATTCCTGGTGAAATGGCACCTCCTAGATAATTTCCTTCATCAATTATAAATTCATATGTTATACAAGTACCAGCATCCAATACCAATACATTTTGATTTGGATATCTTTTTATCGCTGCTGATGCTAACGCTATTCTATCTACTCCTAATGTTTTTGGTGTTTTATATAAGTTTTCAAATGGAACTTTTGTGTTTGAATCTAAAAAAACTGGATTCAAGAGTTCAGCTATTTTTTTCGTTTCCTCATCTGTAAAATTAGCTACAGATGACACGATACTATTCGAAATTGAAAAATTTGAAATTATTTTTTTCAGTTCTGAAATTATATTTGTTTTTTCAAAAGTAAAGACTTCTTTAATAGTATCTATTTCAAAAACAGCCACTTTAACTCTTGTATTGCCTACATCAATAATTAGGTACATATTTCATTTCTTAGAGCTTGTAAATTTACGTTACATTTTTTTAAAGTTTTTACTTTGTATAATTAAAAAACGATTGTATATTTGCATCCGCTTAACGAAAGTAGCAACTGGTGCCTTAGCTCAGTTGGTAGAGCAAAGGACTGAAAATCCTTGTGTCCCTGGTTCGATTCCTGGAGGCACCACAATAAAACTCGTAGCGATGTTACGAGTTTTATTTTAAAGATGTTACTTTTTAAGCTATGACTGGTGCCTTAGCTCAGTTGGTAGAGCAAAGGACTGAAAATCCTTGTGTCCCTGGTTCGATTCCTGGAGGCACCACGATAAAAACCCGAACAAATTTGTTCGGGTTTTTTAGTTTTAAAAATGAAAAAACTCAGTAATTTTACCAAGCTTCTTTATTTATTTTAACTTAAACTTCATTTCAATAGGTAAATGATCTGATGCTTGTCCGAACTCTTTTAATACAGTTCCGTCTATGTATTCTATAGAATCTTCAGTATAAAAAATATAATCAATGCGCTCTACTGGATTTTTTGTATCAAATGTATTTTCAGGATTCTCAACAAAAAAGGCTGCATTTCCTACTCCATCCATTGCAAACATTTTTCTAATAATAGCTTCACTATCTCTTGCTTTTGAATTAAAATCTCCTAATAAAATTGTAGGGTACTTATTTTTATACTTATTAAAAAGATTTAATACATACTCAAACTGTCTTACTCTAGTTGTTTTATCAAATGCTTCTAAATGTAAATTTATTACTACAACCTCTTTTCCTTCTAAAATAACTTTTACCACTTGTACCAATCTATCTAAATACAAAGCATCTCTATAAAAAGGGTTATCAGCTACTCGTTCTAAAACTATACGTTCATAATCTTGTAGCTCATATTTACTTAAAATTGATTGGCCTGAAACTATTTTACCAAAATGCATGCTTGGTGGCCAATATGGAAAAGGTACGTAATGCTCGTCCCAATTTATACCTCTTGCCACATAATTGTAACCTAATTCTGCTATTTTTTCTTCTTGGTTTACTTCATAAGATCTCGCTGCATTATAATCAACTTCTTGAAGTGCTATAATATCTGGGTTCACTTTTTTTACTTCTGTAAGTACCTTTTTTAAATTTGAATCAAATAATTCTTTAGGCTTTGCTATTGCTCTGTTATTTGTCATTCCACTTAAATAACCAATATTGTAGGTTACTATACTGTATATTGAATCATTATCAGTTGTACTCGTATACTCATGCGTAATAATTTTAGCATACTCTGCTTCATCCATTGTTGGAGATGATGCCCAGAAAAAAAAGATTGCAAACAACCCCAAAACAAGTAGTAAAGACCTTAAGATAATTCTAAAAACTGACTTCATAAAAATTAAAAAAGTGTTAAAAACGATTTCAAATTTAAACTTTTTTAATCTGGAACGGTCTTAGAAGCGTAAATAATTAAATAAACCTTAAAATTTAATAACATGAAGAAATTACTAACACTCTTGATTTTAGCAGTTGGTTTTACTGTTACTACTCAAGCTCAAAAACGAGATAATACTAAACATAAAGAGTTAAGTACTGAACAAAAAACAGAGTTAGCCGTAAAAAAATTGACGCTACAGCTTGATTTAACTGAAGCTCAACAAAAGCAAATTAAGCCTTTAATAGCAAAACAGGTTGCGGAGAGACAGAAAATGTGGGCAAAAAGAAAAGCAATGAAAGAAAGCGGTAAAAAAGCTACAGCTGATGAACGTTATGCTATGAAAAGCCATATGCTAGACAAAAAAATTGCTCATAAATCTGAAATGAAACGTATTTTAAATGAGCAACAATACGAGCGTTATGAAAAAATGAATGCACGAAAAATGAAGAGGCATAAAAAGAAAGCTACTCATAAAAAATATAGAAAAGGAGAACACCATAAAAAGCACCAAGAGGAAAAGTAAGTCTAACCTCTTAGTAGATTAGTTTTTGATTGAAAAAAAGCTCGATTTTGGAAACAAAACCGGGCTTTTTACTTTTTCACTTACTCTTTAAACCAACTTGAATATTTTACATAATTATTGGCGATTCGATCAATTTCTCCTGAAATGAGTTCTTTAGAAATATCTTTTACTTTTTTTGCTGGTACTCCAGCATAAATACTTCCACTTTCAATATGTGTATTTTTAGTAACTACTGCACCTGCTGCAATGATAGAATTCGATTCGACCACACAATCGTCCATGATAATGCTCCCCATACCTACTAATACATTATCATGTATCGTGCATCCATGTACCAAAGCATTATGACCTATAGAAACATTATTTCCTATGGTAGTTGGTGATTTTTGATATGTTGCATGTATAACTGCGCCGTCTTGCACATTTACTTTGTCTCCCATTTTTATGTAGTGTACATCTCCTCGAATAACCGCATTGAACCATACGCTACATTCTTTTCCCATTACTACATCTCCTACAATAGTTGCATTTTCTGCAACATAACAATCATTTGGAATTTGTGGGTGTTTTCCTTTTACTGGTTTTATAATTGGCATAATTTTATTTAAAATATGATAATAAATTTGCTTTTTTAGATGCTGAAACCATAATTTCTTTCCCGTTTGACAGCACAACACTTCCTCCTTTTCCTTTTTTATACTTTGTTATTTCATTAACGTTGACTAAAAACGATTTGTGCACCCTAACAAAAGAACTGTCTTTTAAAGCTTCTTCAAAATATTTCAGTGTTTTACTCACTAACTTTTTAGAATTCTCAAAATAAATTTCGGTATAATTATCATCTGCCTTACAAAACAAAATTTCATTGACTAGTACTACCTCAAATCCATCCTGCTGCGGAATCGTAATCTTTCCATTTACTTGATGCGTTGTTTTTGGAGTTAACACAGCGGTTTCTAACTCATTTTCTTTCTCTTTAATTTCAGTTACAATATTTACTGCTTTAATCAACTCATCTATCGAAATAGGTTTTAGCAAATAATAAGTTGCTTGATTGTTTAATGCCTCAATAGCGTAATGATCGTATGCAGTTACAAAAACTGTTTCAAAAGTTTGGTTTTCTACTTTTTCTAACAAATCAAAAGCATTTCCAAAAGGCATTTCTACATCTAAAAACACCAAATCTAATTCATATTTTTCAATTAATTTTTGTGCTTCTTCAATATTACTTGCTTCTCCTAACAACTCAACATTAGGACAATATTTAGCTATATAATTTCGTAGAATATCTCTACTGATTTGCTCGTCTTCAACTATAATTGCTTTTATTTTCATTGCTAATTTTTGTCTTTTTTTAGTATCAATGCTACTTTAGTTCCACTTCCATCTTCAAAAGCATCAGAAACCACTACAGATATTTTGTCCTGATACATATCATTTAAAATAGCAATTCTATTTTTTATTGTACTCATTCCTTTCGATTTCTGTTTGAGTTGGTTTTTCGTCTTCATTTCTATTGATTTCTCTCTTCCAATTCCATCGTCTTCAATTAAAATTGTAACAGAATCATTGTTTTTGGGAAGCATTGAAATTTGAAGTTTTCCTTTTTCTTTTTTGTATCGAAGTCCATGCCAAATCGCATTTTCTATATACGGTTGCAATAACATTGGTGGAATCGAGTATTCATCTAAAGGTATACTTTTATCTATATTGATATTATAATCAAACTTATCTTTAAATCGATTATGCTCTAACTTCACATACAATTCTAATAACTCAATTTCTTTCGTTAACGGTATAAAATCTTCATCTGAATTTTCTAAAACCGAACGCATTAATGCTGAAAACTCTGACAAATATCGATTCGCACTTC
The nucleotide sequence above comes from Tenacibaculum singaporense. Encoded proteins:
- the lptC gene encoding LPS export ABC transporter periplasmic protein LptC translates to MLKRAKHIYNSIATICLVAMFFSCTNSKKEVRDFLADKNLPVGSAVNIYHIHKDSGRISSKTKAPVFYDYSNRKDHPYSEFPKGIEIVTIDKNGIDSTTISGNYALTYNKTKISEIRGNVVITNHTNQTILETNQLFWDQKEHYFFTEDGFRFTTPESEINGFGFESSEDLTKWIAKDITGDIETTQKDI
- a CDS encoding gamma carbonic anhydrase family protein produces the protein MPIIKPVKGKHPQIPNDCYVAENATIVGDVVMGKECSVWFNAVIRGDVHYIKMGDKVNVQDGAVIHATYQKSPTTIGNNVSIGHNALVHGCTIHDNVLVGMGSIIMDDCVVESNSIIAAGAVVTKNTHIESGSIYAGVPAKKVKDISKELISGEIDRIANNYVKYSSWFKE
- a CDS encoding hemolysin family protein → MQPELLIILTSILFSAFFSGMEIAFISANKLHIELEKKGEGILSKILTKLTEKSSKFITTMLVGNNVALVIYSYFMGELLMRWFQSFLPSDYTVVNYVLSDISLLTQTLISTVIILVTAEFLPKAIFRIYANEMLKFFAIPAYVFYVIFYGVTWVITKISDFFLHVFFRTKEDEIQTEFSKEELGNYISEQLDAGNDEEQVDSEIQIFQNALEFHKVKSREIMVPRTEIVAVDLHETVSNLKKMFITTGLSKILVYKNSLDDILGYVNAFELFKKPRTIKSILLPVEFVPESMIINDVLNNLIKKRKSIAVVVDEYGGTSGIITVEDIVEELFGEIEDEHDTQQLLEERISEHEFNFSARLEVDYLNEEYGLGIPKEEAYETIGGFILNHTETIPLQDEVLDIENFQIKILKVSATKIDEIYFKVIRKED
- a CDS encoding Spy/CpxP family protein refolding chaperone, with amino-acid sequence MKKLLTLLILAVGFTVTTQAQKRDNTKHKELSTEQKTELAVKKLTLQLDLTEAQQKQIKPLIAKQVAERQKMWAKRKAMKESGKKATADERYAMKSHMLDKKIAHKSEMKRILNEQQYERYEKMNARKMKRHKKKATHKKYRKGEHHKKHQEEK
- a CDS encoding LytR/AlgR family response regulator transcription factor, whose protein sequence is MKIKAIIVEDEQISRDILRNYIAKYCPNVELLGEASNIEEAQKLIEKYELDLVFLDVEMPFGNAFDLLEKVENQTFETVFVTAYDHYAIEALNNQATYYLLKPISIDELIKAVNIVTEIKEKENELETAVLTPKTTHQVNGKITIPQQDGFEVVLVNEILFCKADDNYTEIYFENSKKLVSKTLKYFEEALKDSSFVRVHKSFLVNVNEITKYKKGKGGSVVLSNGKEIMVSASKKANLLSYFK
- a CDS encoding endonuclease/exonuclease/phosphatase family protein, with translation MKSVFRIILRSLLLVLGLFAIFFFWASSPTMDEAEYAKIITHEYTSTTDNDSIYSIVTYNIGYLSGMTNNRAIAKPKELFDSNLKKVLTEVKKVNPDIIALQEVDYNAARSYEVNQEEKIAELGYNYVARGINWDEHYVPFPYWPPSMHFGKIVSGQSILSKYELQDYERIVLERVADNPFYRDALYLDRLVQVVKVILEGKEVVVINLHLEAFDKTTRVRQFEYVLNLFNKYKNKYPTILLGDFNSKARDSEAIIRKMFAMDGVGNAAFFVENPENTFDTKNPVERIDYIFYTEDSIEYIDGTVLKEFGQASDHLPIEMKFKLK
- a CDS encoding type III pantothenate kinase, with the protein product MYLIIDVGNTRVKVAVFEIDTIKEVFTFEKTNIISELKKIISNFSISNSIVSSVANFTDEETKKIAELLNPVFLDSNTKVPFENLYKTPKTLGVDRIALASAAIKRYPNQNVLVLDAGTCITYEFIIDEGNYLGGAISPGIAMRYKALHTFTSKLPLLEANELENFIGTDTESSIHSGVINGVCNEIDGIIAQYQKKYPDLTVVLTGGDTYFLSKQLKSVIFAHPNFVLEGLHTILIHNLAND